CAAAAACCTTTTTTGTTTGTGGATGAACTTACAGAAATTTCAGAAAACGGAATTATTGGAAATTACGCATTCAAAGAAAACGAGTTTTTTTATGAAGGTCATTTTAAAGATAATCCAATTACGCCAGGCGTAATTTTAACAGAAACAATGGCACAAATAGGTTTGGTTTGTTTGGGAATATATCTTCTAAAAAATGCAATTTTATCCGAAGAAAAAAAACCGAAAATAGCCTTAACTTCAAATCAAGTTGATTTCTTTTTACCAGTTTTACCAAACGAAAAAGTAACGGTTATCTCAGAAAAAGTATACTTTAGATTTAACAAACTGAAGTGTAAAGTAAAAATGATAAATCCTAAAAACGAAGTAGTTTGCAGAGGAATTATTTCTGGAATGATAATAGTTTAATCCGTGAAATCCGTGTCAAATAATCCACATAAATGAAAAACAGAGTCGTAATTACAGGTTTAGGAGTTGTTGCCCCAAATGGAGTGGGTTTATCCGCTTTTACAAAAGCTATTAAAGCTGGTAAATCTGGAATTACATTTCATCAAGCATTAAAAGATAAAGGTTTTTCTTGTTGTATTGGTGGAATTCCAGAAATATCCGAAGAAAAAAAGCTAGAATATTTATCGCCTTTGCAATTAAGAGGATTCAACTCAACATCAATTTTATATGGATGTATGGCTGGAATTGATGCATGGAAATCAGCAGGTTTTTCTGTTGATGAAAATTCAGAATTAGATTACGATTCAGGTTTGATATTTGGCACAGGAACATCAGGAATTGAGAAATTTAGAGAATCGATTTACAAAATTGATGACCAAAAAGTAAGACGCTTAGGAAGTACTTCTGTAGTGCAAACCATGGCAAGTGGAATATCTGCATATTTAGGTGGAATTCTTGGTTTTGGGAATCAAGTGACCACAAATTCATCTGCGTGTACAACAGGAACAGAAGCTTTATTGTTAGGATTTGAAAGAATCAAAAATGGAAAAGCAAAACGTATGTTAGTTGGCAGTTCAAGCGACTCAAGTTTATACACTTGGGGAGGTTTTGATGCAATGAGAGTAATGAGTTATAAGCATAATGAAAGCCCAGAAAAAGGCTCAAGACCCATGAGTGAAACTGCTGCAGGTTTTGTACCTGGAAGTGGAGCAGGAGCTTTGGTGTTGGAATCTTTAGATAGTGCTTTGGCAAGAAAGGCAACTATTTATGCAGAGGTTTTAGGAGGCAATATAAATTCTGGTGGCCAAAGAAATGGAGGCACTTTAACTGCGCCAAATGCAGAAGCTGTTCAAAAATGTATTACAGATGCTATTATTGACGCTAACATTTCTGCTGATGAAATTGATACGATTAATGGCCATTTAACAGCAACAACAAAAGATAGTTTAGAAATAGAAAATTGGACAAAAGCCTTGGAAAGAAAAGGAGATGATTTTCCTTATATAAATTCGATAAAATCGCAAATTGGACATTGTTTGGCAGCAGCTGGCGCCATTGAATCTGTTGCTTCTGTTTTGCAGATTAAGGAACAATTTGTGTTTCCGAATATCAATTGTGAAGATGTACATCCAGAAATTTCTGAATTAATTGCTAACGATAAAATTCCGACTAAACTGATCGAGAAAAACATTAATATTGTAGCAAAAGCAAGTTTTGGTTTTGGTGATGTAAATGCTTGTGTTATCTTTAAGAAGTTTGAAGCTTGATGTTTGAAGTAGGAAGAAAAAACGGATATTTGATTAGTATTTAATATAAAATTATGACAAAAGAAGAAATCATAAAGAAATTAACGACGATTGTAAAACCTTATATTCATAATGAAGAAGGTTTTAAAAACATGAATGAAGATACCGATTTTATAAAGGATCTAGATATTAATTCTGCAAATTTGGTGGATATTATTTTAGATGTAGAAGATGAATTTGATATTCATATTGACAACGATTCAATGGAAAAAATGCTTTCTGTAAAAGAAACTGTCATTATTATTCAAACTAAAATGAACGCTTAAATGATTGGCAATGATGTTGTTGATTTAAAACTAACAAAAACCGAAAGTAATTGGCAACGTAAAGGATTTTTAGAGAAACAATTTACCGATTCTGAAATCAGCGAAATCTTAAATTCAACAAATCCATTTGTAAAAGTTTGGCTGTTTTGGAGCATGAAAGAAGCTGCTTATAAATGCTATGTTCAAGAACATCAAAAACGATTTTTTGCACCTAAAAAATTTTCTTGTAAAATAATTTCAGATAAGGAAGGAGTTGTGCAAATTGAATCTAAGAAATACTTTATAAATTATTTAATGTCAAATAATTATATAGTTTCAGTAGCTAGAAAAACTAAAAAAATAAAAATGGTTTCAGAGTTGATTTTTATTGATAAAAAAGAAAGTTCAACCAAAATTATTGATGATAAATTATTGTCCTTTTTTACTAATGAAACTCAACTTTTAAAGAACGATTTAGGAATTCCTTCTTTGTATCAAAATAACAAAAAATTACCGATTTCAGTTTCAAAAACACATCATGGAGATTATGGTGCATTTGCTTTTACATTTCAAAAATAATCTATATAATATTTTTTTTTCGATGAAAAAACTGCTAGTATTTATCTTTCTTTTTTGTGCTTTTTCGAGCTTTTCTCAAGAACTTTTGCAAGATGATAAAAATTCTTCTATTACGTTTACCATTAAGAACTTTGGTTTTGATGTAGAGGGTTCTTTTAGCAATTTTAAAATAGTAAGTAATTTTAATGCTGATAATTTAAAAGAGAGTTTTTTAAAGGCAAATATTCCAGTAAATACAATATTTACAGACTCTAAAGCTAGAGATGAACATTTACTAAAATCTGATTATTTTGATGTTGAAAACTATCCAGAAATAGTATTTGAATCTTCAGCAATAGAAAAAAACACAGCTAATAAATTTATTATAAAAGGAATTTTAACCATAAAAGGAATTAAAAAAAACATAGAGACTTTATTAGAAGTTGATGACACAGAAAATAACATTATAATTTCCTCAAATTTTATGATTAATAGAAAAAATTTTAATGTTGGAGGCAGTAGTTTTATACTTTCTAAAAATGTAGATATTAAAATGATATATGTTGCAACTAAAAATTAAACAGCAACTTTTTGAGTTATGTAAAAAGTTTGTTGATAAACGTTTGCAAACGGTTGAAGAAATTATAACATCGAACCAAAAAGCTTTGCAATCTGAAACGAAGAGTTCTGCTGGAGACAAGCATGAAACTGCCAGAGCCATGTTGCAGCTAGAGATGGAAAAAGCGAGTCAGCAATTGGAAGGAATTTCTGTAATGAATCAAATTTTATCAAAAATTGATATTTCTAAAATGTCTAAAATTGCACATTTAGGAAGCATTATTATTACAGAAAAAGCCAACTACTTTTTAAGTATTTCAGCTGGCAAGCTAACAGCTTGTGGTAATAACTATTTTGCGATTTCTGTATCATCACCCATTGGAAAACTGTTATTGAGAAAAAAAGAAAACGAGGAAATTGTTTTTAATGGGAATTTGATAAAGATTAAAGAAGTTTTTTAAAAAGTTTCTATCCAGATTTTTAAGTCAATTTCTTTCCCTTTTTCTAATTCTTCAATATGGTTTAAAAAAACAATTTGTTTTTCAACTTCAGCTTCAATTAACCAAAAAGCACCTTTAAAATAAGAGTTTAAAACAGTTCCAGTAATATCAGATGTTTCTACAATTTTTAGTTGATGAGGATATAATAAATGTTTTTCACCATCAATAATAATAATTTCATTTACATCATCAAACAAAGCTGCAACATATTTCTCTTTTGGATTTTTGTAAATTTCTTTAGGATTATCGTTCGCTAAAATTTTGTTATTTCTGATGATTAGTAAGCGATCAGCAAAAGAAAGTGCATCATTTTTATCATGAGTAGCAACAATACAAGCAATATTTTTTTCTTTTAAATACGCAAACAAACGTCTTCTTAATGAGTTTTTTTTGAAGTTGTCTATTTGTCCAAAAGGCTCATCTAACAAAATTAATTCGGGTTCATTTGCCAAAGCTCTAGCAATAGCAACACGTTGTTTTTGGCCACCACTTAAATTTTTAACTTTCGTGTTTTCGAAAGCTTTCATTTCAATAACCTCCAACAATTCTTGGGTTCTTGCTTCACTTTCTTCAGGATAAAAACGAGATAAGAATTTTTTAATGTTTTCTGAAACAGAAATGTAAGGCATCAAATCAAAATCTTGAGCAACATATTTAAAGAAATCCATTCCTGGAACCAAATGAAATTCTGGTCCTAAAACCTGATTTTCATTCCAAAAAATAGTGCCTTTTTGTAGATCTAACAAACCATAAATTGCTTTTAGTAAAGTAGATTTTCCACAACCACTTTCGCCCATTACACAAAGGTGTTCACCTTTTTGCAACGTGAAATTGAAGTTTTCTAAAACTGTTTTGTTTTTAGAATATCCAAAAGAGATGTTGTTTACTTGAAGCATAAAAAATTATAAAAAACGGTTATACCAACTATCTTCAATTGGTATTTCCCAGAAGTTTTTAAAATCGTGATTGTTGGTTATTAAATTATCAAAAATGATGGTTTTTGCAGTAACAGCTCTATTTTTTACCAATTTTTTGAAGTCTTTCAATTCTTTATATTGTACAAATTCGCCTTGTTTAAAACAAACATTCATTTTATCTAGCAACTCAACTTTATAGGTTTCTTGCAGTTCTAAAATAAAAGAAACAGAAGCATCAATATCAGTATTTGTAATGGTAGCATTTTCATCATCAGCAATTAAAACAATAAACCTGTTGTATAAAAACTGATAAGAAACTTTGAAGTTTTCGTCTTCTTTTTTCCAATTTTCAACAAATGTTTTTATTTTTTGCTCAATTTCTGGAATTTCAGCAGGATAAAATTTTCTATTAGAAGGATAAATCCAAACTTTGGCATCTTCAGAAATTTCGTTATAATCAACAAACATTATATAAGTTTTAAGTTGCAAAGATACCAAAGAAAAATCGCAAACTTGAATTTTTCAAATTTGCGATTTTAATCTATTTTATAAAGTTTCGTTTTGTTTATAAAGATGATTGTATCAACGCAACAAAATCTTCTTGTGTACTTAATCCTTTGTCTTTATTATACCAAACTTGTAAGAATTCTTTAAATTGAGCATCTAAACTACCATGTGTTTCCTTGTAATCTGCAGCCATTTTTGTAGCAACATTTGGTCTTGGTCCCCAAGTATCAATTACGTTATTATCTTTGTCTAATGCAATTAATTTAGGAATAGATCTACCACCATTTGTCAAAAACAAATCCATTAATTCTAAGTTTTCATCACGTAAAACTAATTTTAAATTGATGTTTTTATTTAGTTCAGCCATTTTATGAATAATTGGCAAATTCTGAGCAGCATCTCCACACCAGCCTTCAGTAAGCACCAACCAAGTTTGTGGTGTTGCTAATTTTTGAATTACTTGAGTTGTTTCATCAGAAATTTTTGTGGTTTTATCCAAACGTTTCATTCTGCTCTCATTCAATTTGCTATAATTTAAAATATAGTCAGATTGTTCTGGCCCAGTAGATTTTCCGTCTGCCAATAATGTTTTTACTAAATCTCTATATTCTTGATAAGTATAGGCGTTTTTTAAACTATTTTCGATACTTTTTTTCATTATTCTTATTTTATACAAAGGTATTATTCTATAATAATTTTGGTTGTAACCAATGTTACCAAAAATTATTTTTTTGAAGTAGACGTATTAAAATAGATACCTTACAAGGCTATAGGTTATTGATTTTTTAAACTTTCAAGAATGTCTTCTGTCATCGTTTTTAAATCGAATTTATGCTCCCAATTCCAATCATTTCTGGCTTTAGAATCATCAATTGTTTGTGGCCAACTGTCTGCAATTTGTTGTCTGAAATCTGGATTATAGGTAATTTCAAAATCAGGAATATGCTTTTTAATTTCTGCAGCAATTTCTTTAGGAGTAAAACTCATGGCTGCTAAATTATAGCCATTTCTAATGCTTAAATTTTTAGCATCTGCTTGCATTAATTGAATGGTTGCATTAACAGCATCATCCATATACATCATTGGTAAAGTTGTATTTTCAGATAAAAAACACTCGTATTTTTTATCTTCTAAGGCTTTAAAATAAATATCTACAGCATAATCTGTGGTACCTCCACCTGGTTTCGTTTTCCAAGAAATAATTCCTGGATAACGCAGACTTCTTACATCAACCCCAAATTTATCATGATAATAATTACACCAAAACTCACCAGAAACTTTACTAATTCCGTACACTGTAGAAGGTTCCATAACCGTTTTTTGTGGTGTATTTTCTTTAGGAGTTGTTGGGCCAAAAACAGCGATAGAACTTGGCCAATATATTTTTTCGATATGTTTCTCTTTTGCTAAATCCAATACAGCCAACAAAGAATTCATGTTTAAGTTCCAAGCTTTTTGAGGCATTTTTTCTGCTGTTGCAGATAACATTGCAGCCAATAAATAAACTTGAGTAACACCATATTTTTGGATAACTTGTAAAATTGCTTCCTTATCTGTAGCATCAATTTTTTCAAAAGGTCCAGAAGTCATTAGTTCTAAACTGCCTTCTCTAATATCTGAAGCTATAATATTATTATTGCCATATAATTGGCGTAATTTTTCAGTAAGTTCGGTGCCTATTTGTCCACTTGCACCTAAAACTAAAATAACGGTTTTCATAAAACGAAATTGAATTATTATTAACAACAAAGGTACTTATTTTTATTATTCGCAATTAAGATTCTCTACATCAATTTTTGTTATAGTATCCTTAATTTATTTGTTTAAAAAATTATGTTTTCTATAAGGAAATCAGTTTTAAAAATTGTTTATTTTTACAAACTCAATTTATAATTTTGAAATACTTTTCGATCCTTTTATTATTTGTTTTTATTTTTTCTTGTGATAAAAAACAAGAAACCACCACGCAGCAAGAAGATAGCAAACCACTTTTAAGTGTTGAAAACGAATTTTCCTCTGTAAAAGGAATAAACCCGATTTTTAGAAAAGATGTTGAAGAATGGAAAGAACTAAACGCAGTTACTGATTTTTTAGAGAGATTTAAAAAAGCATCTCCAAAAGAGGTTTTAAGTAATGCTTTAGAGTTAAAAGGCTTAGTAGAGTCTTTAAAAGATAGTATAAAACCAGTAATATTTAATGCTTCATCTTTTGATGCTAGGATAAATATTTTTTACAACGAAACTTTACGATTGGCAGATATGACTACAATACCTGCAATACAAGCGCAGGAAGTAAACGTACAAACAGAAAAAATTTTAGAAGCTTTTTCTGCTGTAAATGCAAAAGTAAATACCATTTTATCTAAAAAAAGATTCGAAGACGAAATAGATATTGATGTAAGTTTTATTGGCTTAGATTCAACAAAAATAGATAGTATTTCTAAAAAAGCCATCAACCAACAGCTGCAGAATAGAAAGATCAATAAAAAAGAGGATTTAGAATTACAAAAAAATCAATAATGATACAAAAGGGAATTTCAATTTTTGCGTTAATGTTTATTTTAGTTGGTTGCAATTCTGATAAAGAAATTTCTATTTCGGAAAGTAGCGTAATTAAAAATAATGTAAACACTCTTTTAAACGATTGGCATTTAGCAGCATCAGAAGCAAATTTTGAAAACTATTTTAGTAAAATGGATAGCATTTCTGTTTTTATTGGTACAGATGCTACTGAAAATTGGAATAAAGAACAATTTATAAACTACAGCAAACCATATTTTGATAAAGGAAAAGCGTGGAGTTTTAATACGTTAGAAAGAAATATTTACCTAAATAATTCAGGAACTTTTGTATGGTTTGACGAACTTTTAAACACACAAATGGGTACTTGTAGAGGTTCTGGAGTATTGGAGAAAAAAGGCAATTCTTGGAAAATTAAACACTATGTTTTGTCGATTGCAATTCCAAATGAAGATGTAAACGCAGTTATTGAAGCAAAGAAAAAGAACGATGCTATTTTTCTAAAGAACTTTTAACTTTAAAGATTTAAATCTACTTATTATTTTCAACATAGTCTCTAGCAGTTTCCTCATCTTTTTTAAGTTGATGAACTAATAATTCAACAGATTCAAATTTATATTCATCTCTTAAAAAATAAAGTAATTCAATCGATAAATGTTGGTTGTACAAATCTTTATTAAAATCAAAAAAATGTACCTCAATAGTTTGGTGATTTCCATTTACAGTGGGTCTGCTACCAATGTTCATCATTCCAAAAATTGTCTTTTTATCAATCGTAGATTTTACCACATAAACTCCTGTTTTTGGTATTAATTTATACGTTTCTTTAACATCGATATTTGCTGTAGGATACCCAATTTTACCACCTAATTTTTTACCATTTACAACAGTACCATTTAGCATAAAATTGTAACCCAAATAATTATTAGCAGTTTTTAGATTACCAGCGTGCAAAGCACGCCTAACTTTTGTAGAACTTACAGAAACACTATCTATATCTTGTGCAGGTATTTCCTCTACAATAAAATCGTATAAATGGCTATATTCTGTTAATTGTGTGATATTTCCTTCTCTATTTTTACCAAAATGATGATCATAACCGATAATTAATTTTGATATATTTAGTTGATTTACCAAAATATCTCTTACAAACTCTAAAGCTGTTGTTTTAGAAAATTCTTTACTAAAAGGATGAATAATCAAATAATCTAAACCTGTTTTCTCTAACAAAACAGCTCGCTCATCAATTGTATTTATCAACTCTAAAGAAGCATCTTTTTGTAACACCATCCTTGGATGAGGAAAAAAGGTGAGCACAACAGATTTTTTTCCTACCTTTTTTGCTTCAGAAACCAGTTTTTTAATAATTTGTTGATGTCCAAAATGCACACCATCAAAAGTACCAATAGTTACAAAAGTTTGCGTTGAAGAAGAGAAGTTAGAGATTCCTTTTACGATTTTCAAAAACTAAATATTTAATAAATTTTAGAGTGCAAATGTACAATAAAGAGAGTTTAAAATGATTAATAAGAGGATGTTTTGGGCTAGCTATATGATAAATTAAAGAACCTTAATTTGTTAAAACTGTAAATAATTGATTGATTTATTCATAAAGTCAAAAAAATTTGTATTTTGCATGATAGTTAACAAACAATTAACAAATAAACCAAATTATGATAAAAAAGATTTTATTTGTAGCATTTATAGCTTTCGGAAGTCTTGCTATGGTTGGGCAAACTACAATAACAGGAACCGTTAAAGATGCTAATACAGGAGAGACTCTTCCTGGAGCAAACATTAAAGTTGCTAATAAATCTGTTGGTACTACAACAGATTTTGACGGAAATTTTGAGTTAAAAGTTACAGACAACCCACCTTTTACATTAGAAATATCTATGTTAGGGTTTCAAATGAAAGAGGTTGAGATTACTAAAAAAAATCAAAGAATAGAGGTAACTTTAGAAGAGAACGCAACTTCTTTAGATGAGATTGTAGTATCTGCATCAAGAACGCCTGAACGTGTTATGGAATCTCCAGTAACCATTGAAAGAATGGATGCTAGATCTATAAAAAACACAACTTCACCTTCATTTTACGATGGATTAGAAAATTTAAAAGGTGTAGATGTAAATACAAACAGTTTAACATTTAAATCTGTAAACACTAGAGGTTTTGCAACATTCGCAAATACACGTTTTATGCAGTTAGTAGATGGGATGGATAATTCATCTCCTGCATTAAACTTTGCAATTGGAAACCTTTTAGGAATGTCTGAATTAGATGTGAATACTGTAGAATTATTACCAGGAGCATCTTCTGCTCTTTATGGTGCAAACGCATTTAATGGTATTATGTTTATGACAAGTAGAAGTCCTTTTAACGATCAAGGAATTAGTTTTTCTTATAAACAAGGAGTTACTACACAAGAAGCAGCAGGAACAAATGAAGTGTATGATGTTAATATTAGAATGGCATATGCTTTCTCAGAAAAACTTGCAGCAAAAGCAACATTAGCATACTTACAAGGTACAGAGTGGTTTGCTACAGACCATAGAAATACTAGAAATGGAGAATATGCTCCTGGAGACAGGTCTTTAAACGATTATGATGGTTTAAATGTGTATGGAGATGAAGTTGCTACAAATTTAGGTGGAGCTGTTGGAAGAGTTAGTAGAACAGGTTATGAAGAGCAAGATTTAATGCTAGATTATGAAGCAAAAAGTGTAAAATTAAATACAGCTTTGCATTATAGACCTTTTGGAGATGACAGATTGGAAGTAATTTTTAACTCTAAATTTGGAACAGGGAATACTATTTATCAAGGTGCAAACAGATACAATATTAGAGACTTTTATTTAGCGCAACAAAAATTAGAGGTTAGAGGTAAAAACTTTTTTGTAAGAGGATATGTTACTACTGAAGATGCAGGTAATTCTTATGATTCACGTTTCGCAGCTATTAACATTAATAGAA
The DNA window shown above is from Polaribacter sp. Hel_I_88 and carries:
- a CDS encoding nuclear transport factor 2 family protein yields the protein MIQKGISIFALMFILVGCNSDKEISISESSVIKNNVNTLLNDWHLAASEANFENYFSKMDSISVFIGTDATENWNKEQFINYSKPYFDKGKAWSFNTLERNIYLNNSGTFVWFDELLNTQMGTCRGSGVLEKKGNSWKIKHYVLSIAIPNEDVNAVIEAKKKNDAIFLKNF
- a CDS encoding 3-hydroxyacyl-ACP dehydratase FabZ family protein yields the protein MNQTEIIKNLPYQKPFLFVDELTEISENGIIGNYAFKENEFFYEGHFKDNPITPGVILTETMAQIGLVCLGIYLLKNAILSEEKKPKIALTSNQVDFFLPVLPNEKVTVISEKVYFRFNKLKCKVKMINPKNEVVCRGIISGMIIV
- a CDS encoding YceI family protein — protein: MKKLLVFIFLFCAFSSFSQELLQDDKNSSITFTIKNFGFDVEGSFSNFKIVSNFNADNLKESFLKANIPVNTIFTDSKARDEHLLKSDYFDVENYPEIVFESSAIEKNTANKFIIKGILTIKGIKKNIETLLEVDDTENNIIISSNFMINRKNFNVGGSSFILSKNVDIKMIYVATKN
- a CDS encoding NAD-dependent epimerase/dehydratase family protein, which produces MKTVILVLGASGQIGTELTEKLRQLYGNNNIIASDIREGSLELMTSGPFEKIDATDKEAILQVIQKYGVTQVYLLAAMLSATAEKMPQKAWNLNMNSLLAVLDLAKEKHIEKIYWPSSIAVFGPTTPKENTPQKTVMEPSTVYGISKVSGEFWCNYYHDKFGVDVRSLRYPGIISWKTKPGGGTTDYAVDIYFKALEDKKYECFLSENTTLPMMYMDDAVNATIQLMQADAKNLSIRNGYNLAAMSFTPKEIAAEIKKHIPDFEITYNPDFRQQIADSWPQTIDDSKARNDWNWEHKFDLKTMTEDILESLKNQ
- a CDS encoding acyl carrier protein; this translates as MTKEEIIKKLTTIVKPYIHNEEGFKNMNEDTDFIKDLDINSANLVDIILDVEDEFDIHIDNDSMEKMLSVKETVIIIQTKMNA
- a CDS encoding beta-ketoacyl synthase encodes the protein MKNRVVITGLGVVAPNGVGLSAFTKAIKAGKSGITFHQALKDKGFSCCIGGIPEISEEKKLEYLSPLQLRGFNSTSILYGCMAGIDAWKSAGFSVDENSELDYDSGLIFGTGTSGIEKFRESIYKIDDQKVRRLGSTSVVQTMASGISAYLGGILGFGNQVTTNSSACTTGTEALLLGFERIKNGKAKRMLVGSSSDSSLYTWGGFDAMRVMSYKHNESPEKGSRPMSETAAGFVPGSGAGALVLESLDSALARKATIYAEVLGGNINSGGQRNGGTLTAPNAEAVQKCITDAIIDANISADEIDTINGHLTATTKDSLEIENWTKALERKGDDFPYINSIKSQIGHCLAAAGAIESVASVLQIKEQFVFPNINCEDVHPEISELIANDKIPTKLIEKNINIVAKASFGFGDVNACVIFKKFEA
- a CDS encoding bifunctional riboflavin kinase/FAD synthetase codes for the protein MKIVKGISNFSSSTQTFVTIGTFDGVHFGHQQIIKKLVSEAKKVGKKSVVLTFFPHPRMVLQKDASLELINTIDERAVLLEKTGLDYLIIHPFSKEFSKTTALEFVRDILVNQLNISKLIIGYDHHFGKNREGNITQLTEYSHLYDFIVEEIPAQDIDSVSVSSTKVRRALHAGNLKTANNYLGYNFMLNGTVVNGKKLGGKIGYPTANIDVKETYKLIPKTGVYVVKSTIDKKTIFGMMNIGSRPTVNGNHQTIEVHFFDFNKDLYNQHLSIELLYFLRDEYKFESVELLVHQLKKDEETARDYVENNK
- a CDS encoding thioredoxin family protein, coding for MKKSIENSLKNAYTYQEYRDLVKTLLADGKSTGPEQSDYILNYSKLNESRMKRLDKTTKISDETTQVIQKLATPQTWLVLTEGWCGDAAQNLPIIHKMAELNKNINLKLVLRDENLELMDLFLTNGGRSIPKLIALDKDNNVIDTWGPRPNVATKMAADYKETHGSLDAQFKEFLQVWYNKDKGLSTQEDFVALIQSSL
- a CDS encoding 4'-phosphopantetheinyl transferase superfamily protein — protein: MIGNDVVDLKLTKTESNWQRKGFLEKQFTDSEISEILNSTNPFVKVWLFWSMKEAAYKCYVQEHQKRFFAPKKFSCKIISDKEGVVQIESKKYFINYLMSNNYIVSVARKTKKIKMVSELIFIDKKESSTKIIDDKLLSFFTNETQLLKNDLGIPSLYQNNKKLPISVSKTHHGDYGAFAFTFQK
- a CDS encoding 3-oxoacyl-ACP synthase, yielding MLQLKIKQQLFELCKKFVDKRLQTVEEIITSNQKALQSETKSSAGDKHETARAMLQLEMEKASQQLEGISVMNQILSKIDISKMSKIAHLGSIIITEKANYFLSISAGKLTACGNNYFAISVSSPIGKLLLRKKENEEIVFNGNLIKIKEVF
- a CDS encoding ABC transporter ATP-binding protein; translated protein: MLQVNNISFGYSKNKTVLENFNFTLQKGEHLCVMGESGCGKSTLLKAIYGLLDLQKGTIFWNENQVLGPEFHLVPGMDFFKYVAQDFDLMPYISVSENIKKFLSRFYPEESEARTQELLEVIEMKAFENTKVKNLSGGQKQRVAIARALANEPELILLDEPFGQIDNFKKNSLRRRLFAYLKEKNIACIVATHDKNDALSFADRLLIIRNNKILANDNPKEIYKNPKEKYVAALFDDVNEIIIIDGEKHLLYPHQLKIVETSDITGTVLNSYFKGAFWLIEAEVEKQIVFLNHIEELEKGKEIDLKIWIETF